From Stigmatopora argus isolate UIUO_Sarg chromosome 14, RoL_Sarg_1.0, whole genome shotgun sequence, the proteins below share one genomic window:
- the kcnj12b gene encoding ATP-sensitive inward rectifier potassium channel 12, protein MNVGRAQQHSFPSCEEEGLRLSGMPAVGSFGNGKIHTRRQRHGRFVSKTGQCNIHFSNMDDKSSRYISDMFTTCVDIRWRYMFLVFSLVFVVSWLMFGLAYWIIALLHGDMDRLDDDAFVPCVTQVNTFVAAFLFSIETQTTIGYGARCVTEECPAAVFMVVFQSIVGCVIDAFMIGAIMAKMARPKKRAETLLFSRNAVIAMRDGKLCLMFRVANLRKSHIVEAHVRAQMVKPRYTEEGEYIPLDQIDMNVGYDRGTDRLFLVAPITVIHEIDEDSPLFGISKQDLEICDFEIVIILEGLVEATAMTTQARSSYLSSEILWGHRFEPLIFQEKNQYRIDYAYFHKTFEVPSTPRCSARDMEGRKFPTSGANSFCYENELAFISRDEEEEEEEEADFDKEDRQCSTALLNECDSPERDQKLSSQESEI, encoded by the coding sequence ATGAACGTGGGAAGAGCCCAGCAGCACAGTTTCCCCTCGTGTGAAGAAGAAGGTCTGAGACTGAGCGGCATGCCCGCCGTGGGGAGCTTCGGCAATGGCAAGATCCACACCAGACGTCAAAGACACGGCCGCTTCGTCAGCAAGACGGGCCAGTGCAACATCCACTTCTCCAACATGGACGACAAGTCCAGTCGTTACATTTCGGACATGTTCACCACTTGCGTGGACATACGCTGGCGCTACATGTTCCTGGTCTTCAGCTTGGTGTTCGTGGTTTCCTGGCTGATGTTCGGCTTGGCCTACTGGATCATCGCCCTTCTCCACGGCGACATGGACCGCCTCGACGACGACGCCTTCGTCCCGTGCGTCACCCAGGTCAACACCTTTGTCGCCGCTTTCCTCTTCTCCATCGAGACCCAGACGACCATCGGGTACGGAGCTCGCTGCGTGACCGAGGAATGCCCCGCCGCCGTCTTCATGGTGGTCTTCCAGTCCATCGTGGGCTGCGTCATCGACGCCTTCATGATCGGCGCCATCATGGCCAAGATGGCCAGGCCCAAAAAACGAGCCGAGACCCTCCTATTCAGCCGCAACGCCGTCATCGCCATGCGCGACGGAAAGTTGTGTCTCATGTTCCGGGTGGCCAATCTAAGAAAAAGCCACATCGTGGAAGCCCACGTCCGAGCCCAGATGGTCAAGCCTCGTTACACGGAAGAGGGCGAGTACATCCCTCTGGATCAGATCGACATGAACGTGGGCTACGACAGGGGTACCGACCGTCTCTTTCTGGTGGCGCCCATCACCGTCATCCACGAAATCGATGAAGACAGTCCTCTGTTTGGCATCAGCAAGCAAGATCTGGAAATATGCGACTTTGAGATCGTGATCATACTGGAAGGTTTGGTGGAAGCCACCGCCATGACCACGCAGGCACGCAGTTCGTACCTATCGTCGGAGATACTATGGGGTCACCGTTTCGAGCCGCTCATCTTCCAGGAGAAGAACCAGTACAGGATTGATTACGCTTACTTTCACAAGACTTTCGAGGTACCGTCGACCCCGAGGTGCAGCGCCAGGGACATGGAGGGCAGGAAGTTTCCAACGTCGGGCGCTAACTCCTTCTGCTACGAGAACGAGCTGGCCTTTATTAGCagggacgaggaggaggaggaggaggaggaagcagACTTTGATAAAGAAGATAGACAGTGTTCGACAGCACTGTTGAATGAGTGTGATAGCCCTGAGCGGGATCAAAAATTATCTAGTCAAGAATCTGAGATTTAA